The Ancylobacter sp. SL191 nucleotide sequence ACGAAGACCGACCTGATCGCCCGCTCGCTCTATTCGGACTGCTCGGCGCATGACATCGCCCGCGCCCTCCCGAACCTCGTGCGGGTCACGCCACACGCGCCTTTCGTGTACACATCGTCCACCACACTGCACCGCTTCGGCCGCCTTCCGCGGCACTATATCGAGTGCCTTCAGGACCGCGGTTTGCCCCTCGCCGTGCAGCGCGAGATGCAGGCGGCGGTGCCCGGCGCGCATGTCCACCAGCTCGATACCGGGCATTCCCCGTTCCTCTCCGCGCCCGAGGCGGTGGCGGATATCCTATTGAACATCTGCTGAGCCCGCAGCGCCACACGTCGCGGCATCCGGCATGGTCAAGGCGCGTGCCCCCTTTCCCGCTGGCACCGACACCCGCTAGCCTGACCGGACTTCCAGAAGCCCTAGGGCTCACCAAGAGGCACGAATGTCCGATCAGGAAAAGCTCGCCGCGCTGCGGGCGAAATATGCAGGCGTCGGTGGCGGCGTGGTCTATGACGAGACCTTCAAGCGCGTCGCCGACATGCAATTCAAGGATGGCGAAAAGCGCGTCTGGCCGTGGGCGGGCGCCGCCACCCTGCTCGATGCCCCCTATCGCCCCGACGCGCAGGAACTCGCAGATTTCGGCGGGCTGGACATGGCACTCATTGGCGTTCCGATGGACCTCGGCGTGACCAACCGCGCCGGCGCGCGCCTTGGCCCACGTGCAGTGCGTGCCATTGAGCGCATCGGGCCCTATGAGCACGTTCTGAACATGGTACCGGCCGCCGAGGCCAAGACGGCGGATATTGGCGACGTCCCGTTCCGCTCGCGCTTTAGTCTTGATTCCTGCCATGAGGACATCGAAGCTTTCTACAAGAAAATTGTCGCGGCGGGCGTCATCCCGCTTTCGGTGGGCGGCGACCACTCGATCACCGGCTCGATCCTCAAGGCGGTGGGAGAGACGCGCCCCGTCGGCATGCTGCATATCGATGCCCATTGCGACACCTCGGGCACCTACGAGGGCGCCAAGTTCCATCATGGCGGCCCCTTCCGCAACGCGGTGCTGGATGGGGTGCTCGATCCGAGCCGCACCATCCAGATCGGCATTCGCGGCGGCGCGGAGTTCCTCTGGGAGTTCTCCTATGAGAGCGGCATGACCGTGATCCATGCCGAGGAGGTCACCGGCATGGGCGTTCCGGCGATCATCGAGAAGGCCAAGCAGGTGCTCGGCACCGGCCCGGTCTATGTGTCCTTCGACGTGGATAGCCTCGACCCCGCCTTCGCGCCCGGCACCGGCACGCCGGAGATCGGCGGGCTCACCTCGCGCGAGGTGCTGGAAATCCTGCGCGGCCTCAACGGGCTCGACGTGATCGGCGGCGATGTCGTCGAAGTCGCGCCGCAGTATGATAACACCTCCAACACCGCCCACGCCGCGGCGCAGGTGCTGTTTGAGATCTTCTGCATGTCGGTGACGGCGCTCAAGGCGCGGCGGGGGCCCTGATGCGTCTCGCCATGCTGCAGACAGCCGGCGACCGGGAGAACCGTGTCGCCGCGAATCTCGACCGGCTCGCCGATGCCGCCGCGCGCGCGGCGGCCGGCGGCGCGGATTTGCTGCTCGCGCCCGAGATGTTCCTCACCGGCTACAATATCGGGCGCGCCGCCGCGGAAGGGGTGGCGGAGCCCGCTGACGGCCCCAGCGCCATGCGTGCGGCGGAGATCGCCCGCACCCATAATATCGCGCTGTGCTACGGCTACCCCGAGCGCGGCGCTGATGGGGCGATCTACAATGCCGCCCTGCTGATCGACCGCGACGGTCGTCAGCTACTCAACTTCCGCAAGACGCACCTGTTCGGCGACCTCGACCGGGCGATGTTCGCGGCCGGTCCCGGCACAGCCGAGGTCGTGGAAGTCGCCGGCCTGAAGGCGGGAATGCTCATCTGCTACGACGTCGAGTTCCCGGAAGCTGTGCGGGCTCTGGCGCTCAACGGCGCCGATCTCGTTCTGGTGCCGACGGCGAACATGAAGCCCTATGATCCCGTCTCGCTCTATGTCGTGCCCGCGCGGGCCTTCGAGAGCGAGCTCTTCGTCGCCTATGCCAATCGCTGCGGCGCGGAAGGGGAGCTGGAGTATATGGGCCTGAGCTGCGTCGGTGACCCGTCGGGCGGCAATCTGGTGCTGGCGGGCGACGGCGAGGAGCTTATCTTCGCCGATCTGACACCGGAAGCGCTGGCTCGCGGGCGGGAGTTGAACACCCATATGCGCGACCGTCGGCCGGGCCTCTACGCTTCCCAGCTCGCGGACCGCTAAGCGAACGATCCGTCAAACGAAAAGGGCGCGCCGGGGAGACCGGCGCGCCGTTGTTCTTGTTGCGTCTCGCGTCAGTGAGCGGGCGACTGACGACCGGCGATGGGGGCCAGGCCGTCCGCCTCGACCACCGTACGGGCGATGAAGCGCGCACGCAGCGGCTTCAGCACGAACATGGCGAGGAAGGCGGCCGTGGCGTTGAGGCCGACGGCGATGGCGAACACGGCGTACCAGCCATAGCTCGCCGCGATGATGCTGGCGAAGGG carries:
- a CDS encoding carbon-nitrogen hydrolase family protein yields the protein MRLAMLQTAGDRENRVAANLDRLADAAARAAAGGADLLLAPEMFLTGYNIGRAAAEGVAEPADGPSAMRAAEIARTHNIALCYGYPERGADGAIYNAALLIDRDGRQLLNFRKTHLFGDLDRAMFAAGPGTAEVVEVAGLKAGMLICYDVEFPEAVRALALNGADLVLVPTANMKPYDPVSLYVVPARAFESELFVAYANRCGAEGELEYMGLSCVGDPSGGNLVLAGDGEELIFADLTPEALARGRELNTHMRDRRPGLYASQLADR
- the speB gene encoding agmatinase, translating into MSDQEKLAALRAKYAGVGGGVVYDETFKRVADMQFKDGEKRVWPWAGAATLLDAPYRPDAQELADFGGLDMALIGVPMDLGVTNRAGARLGPRAVRAIERIGPYEHVLNMVPAAEAKTADIGDVPFRSRFSLDSCHEDIEAFYKKIVAAGVIPLSVGGDHSITGSILKAVGETRPVGMLHIDAHCDTSGTYEGAKFHHGGPFRNAVLDGVLDPSRTIQIGIRGGAEFLWEFSYESGMTVIHAEEVTGMGVPAIIEKAKQVLGTGPVYVSFDVDSLDPAFAPGTGTPEIGGLTSREVLEILRGLNGLDVIGGDVVEVAPQYDNTSNTAHAAAQVLFEIFCMSVTALKARRGP